In Chitinophaga sp. H8, the sequence CTGCAGCTGTATGCCACGGTCCGCCTTACTCAGCAGTTCCCATACTTTGGCCAGTTCGCCTTTGGAGAAAAACTCTCTCCCCAAAAAGTCTTCCTTGAAAAAGATAACGATGGCATGCGCAATTTCGCCGGATTTGATAAAGGATTGTTCATTGTAAAAGCAGTGGGCAAAACCTGGTCCGAAAAGATATACTTCCCCATCATTAAAGTTTAATACTTTATTGCCCGCATAGAGTTTTCCATAGCTTTTGGCAATCAGGATCAGTTCATAAGAATCATGAAAATGAAAAGGAGAAGTAAAATGAGGCTGGTAGTATTCTTTTACTACAAAACTCATGTTATCTGTCGCGGCCTGGTGTTGAAAGATGCTTTTCATGTAAGCAATATAATGAGCTAATTACAATAAATGCGCATAATTTGTTTGTAATGTAAATATTGTACAACAATTGGCAAATAGGATATTTCTAAACTGCGTACAGGTAAGCTATTTTAGCATTGGGAATTAATTGGGGAATTTCACGTTATAAATGGCAGCATAATGACTGCCGGAGAAAAAAGATCTATTAGAAACCTGCCGTTGGCAATGGATATGCGGTCAGGCAAATGCAAAAAAATATATTATGAACAACAGGTTTGAAAACCAGGTAGCCGTTATCACCGGCGGCGCTGATGGGTTAGGAAAAGGTATTGCCCGACGGATTGCAGCGGAAGGAGGTAAGGTTATTTTATTGGATATAAATGCCGGTTTGCTGGAGCGCACCGTACAGGAAATGAAGAATGCCGGATTGGATGTAGCAGGTTATCCGGCGGATATTTCGCAGGAAGCGGCCGTAAAACAGGTATTTGAACAAATCGGGAATACCTATGGTAAAATAGATATCATGGTCAATGCCGCAGGTATAGTAGGACCTACCAATACGAAGATTACGGATTATCCTGTAGCCGAATATGATAAGATATATGGGATTAACCTGAGAGGCGCCTTCCTGGTTACCAAGCATGCTATTGCTATTATGGAGCAGAAAGGTTATGGCCGTATTTTGCTGATTGCTTCCATTGCAGGTAAAGAAGGGAATCCTTTTATGGCCGGATATTCTTCCATGAAAGCAGGCGTAATAGGCCTGGTAAAAGGTATTGGTAAAGAGTATGCAGAAACAGGGATTACGGTAAATGGTCTGGCGCCCGCTGTAATCAAAACAGCGATGAATGATAATACAGCCCCGGAGCAGCTGGCTTATATGACCAGTAAAATTCCTATGAAAAGATTAGGTACGGTAGAAGAGGTAGCCGCTATTTCCACCTGGATTGTATCCGGAGAAGCCAGCTTCACCACCGGTTTTGTTTTTGACCTCTCAGGCGGAAGAGCCACTTATTAAGTTTATAAAGATCATGATAATGGGAAATGTTTCCGCATCACAAAAGAATGTAATTGTTTTAGGGGGCTCATCCGGTATCGGAAAGGCTACGGCACAAAGATTTGCAAAGGAAGGCTGGAGAGTATTAATTGGTTCTTCTGATCTTAATAATGGCAGGAAAGTGCTGGCCACGCTGTGTGGGGAAGGTCATGAGGCATTTGAGGTAGACGTTCGCAGCCTGGAAGCGATCAGGCGTTTCCGGGAGCAGGTGGCAGCTGCGTATACTACTTTTGATGTGCTCGTAAATAGTGTGGGCGTATCAGAGGGTGCGGAAGTATTGAATAGCGATTTTAAACAATGGGACAATACGTTGCAGGTGATGTTGTATGGTACGGTAAACAGTTGCCGGGAGCTGGTGCCTTTGATGCCCGATGGTGGCAGGATCATACATATTACATCGATACACCACAACCGGGTAGAGAAAGGCAGTTCGGCGTATGGAATGGCTAAAGCAGCTATCACGCAATTCACCCGTTCGCTGGCGATGGAGCTGGCACCCAGAAATATTCTGGCCAATACCATCGCACCCGGTTTTATTAATACGCCTATGTCTGTAAAAGCAGATGGCAGGAATGAACTGGATACTACCTGGTTTAAAGATAACTATATAAAATACAATCATCTTCCCTTAAAACGATCAGGAGAACCGGAAGAGGTAGCCGGAGTAGTATATTTCCTGGCTGGCGCAGATGCCAGTTATATGACAGGTTCAGTAATTACAGTGGACGGAGGACTGACAATTACTTTTTAGTAAAGTCCTATATCAACATAAAATCAATATTTCAGCATAACATGCCTGCTTTTGCAGGTAATGTTCGGGTCATTTATTTTTAATTTTTTCAATTCCAGGTTATGAAAACGATCTCGCGTAAAAAATGCCGCGGCATGATGCGCTATGGGCAACTTTTTTTCAGAAAGGCGCTGGATAGCAAGCATGCCCGTATGCTTATCTGCTTTTCTTTTTTCTTAGTACTGTCTTCCGCATTATTTGCACAAACAGGTAAAACCGTTACTGGGGTAGTAACCGATGAAAAAGGCACTCCCGTACCAGGTGTTACCGTAAAAGTGAAGAACACAGCCACCGGTGTGGTAACAGATGGGAGC encodes:
- a CDS encoding SDR family NAD(P)-dependent oxidoreductase, encoding MNNRFENQVAVITGGADGLGKGIARRIAAEGGKVILLDINAGLLERTVQEMKNAGLDVAGYPADISQEAAVKQVFEQIGNTYGKIDIMVNAAGIVGPTNTKITDYPVAEYDKIYGINLRGAFLVTKHAIAIMEQKGYGRILLIASIAGKEGNPFMAGYSSMKAGVIGLVKGIGKEYAETGITVNGLAPAVIKTAMNDNTAPEQLAYMTSKIPMKRLGTVEEVAAISTWIVSGEASFTTGFVFDLSGGRATY
- a CDS encoding SDR family NAD(P)-dependent oxidoreductase; amino-acid sequence: MGNVSASQKNVIVLGGSSGIGKATAQRFAKEGWRVLIGSSDLNNGRKVLATLCGEGHEAFEVDVRSLEAIRRFREQVAAAYTTFDVLVNSVGVSEGAEVLNSDFKQWDNTLQVMLYGTVNSCRELVPLMPDGGRIIHITSIHHNRVEKGSSAYGMAKAAITQFTRSLAMELAPRNILANTIAPGFINTPMSVKADGRNELDTTWFKDNYIKYNHLPLKRSGEPEEVAGVVYFLAGADASYMTGSVITVDGGLTITF